A stretch of Gemmatimonas aurantiaca T-27 DNA encodes these proteins:
- a CDS encoding zf-HC2 domain-containing protein, whose product MTECQAQELQDLLPDYVTESLSDAARARVHMHLSTCSACAGDVALLRTVRALRPHAVSLDAAHMARIVSALPKPPRSHESEHQHPPRPMLVRTKAEETIAQPVPPSVAARSRRRLLSGPTLWRVAATITVMVAGGTSLLVARGGESGSTAAITQLAAGESLQTPALLAESLSAMNGLNTRAALAAQPDVPVSYGDLGDYTEEELQGMLDRLDQWDGATSTDPMPGVPLVATRGGAL is encoded by the coding sequence ATGACTGAGTGCCAGGCACAGGAGCTGCAGGATCTGCTCCCGGACTACGTGACGGAGTCGCTGAGCGATGCAGCGCGCGCGCGGGTGCATATGCATCTGTCGACGTGTTCGGCGTGCGCTGGTGATGTGGCGCTCCTGCGCACCGTGCGGGCGCTGCGCCCGCATGCGGTGTCGCTGGATGCGGCACATATGGCGCGTATCGTGTCGGCATTGCCAAAACCGCCACGCAGCCACGAATCCGAGCACCAGCATCCGCCGCGGCCGATGTTGGTACGCACGAAGGCCGAGGAGACGATCGCACAGCCGGTACCGCCGTCTGTCGCGGCCCGCTCGCGCCGTCGCCTGCTGAGTGGCCCCACGTTGTGGCGGGTTGCGGCGACCATCACGGTGATGGTGGCCGGAGGGACGTCCTTGCTCGTGGCGCGAGGGGGCGAGTCTGGCAGCACCGCCGCCATCACGCAGCTCGCGGCCGGGGAGAGTCTGCAAACACCGGCGCTGCTGGCAGAATCGCTGTCGGCGATGAACGGCCTGAACACGAGGGCGGCATTGGCGGCGCAGCCGGATGTGCCGGTGTCCTATGGAGACCTTGGTGACTACACCGAGGAGGAGTTGCAAGGCATGCTTGACCGTCTCGATCAGTGGGATGGGGCGACGAGCACGGATCCGATGCCGGGGGTGCCGTTGGTGGCCACCCGTGGAGGCGCTCTATGA
- a CDS encoding Spy/CpxP family protein refolding chaperone produces MNALLRTLAVLLSVVTMLSSASALAAQGGPPSGGQQGKGGRPGRDEMMQREHLERRFQERLDEVVKQRLNLSDEMHAKLREVASRTEESRRQLRRDEMTVRIALRRELMAGDKASEAKVGELLDQMPGLERRRLDLMEREQKELAKFLSPIQRVRYFGLQEELRRGMQEMQRRRMGMDDSSKTKVPRDSEVPRKREPGDR; encoded by the coding sequence ATGAACGCTCTCCTGCGCACGCTGGCCGTGCTGTTGTCCGTGGTGACGATGCTGTCGTCGGCCTCTGCGCTTGCCGCGCAGGGTGGCCCACCATCAGGCGGCCAGCAAGGGAAGGGCGGGCGCCCAGGCCGCGACGAGATGATGCAGCGCGAGCATCTCGAGCGGCGATTTCAGGAGCGGCTCGACGAAGTCGTGAAACAACGGCTCAATCTCTCGGACGAGATGCACGCCAAACTTCGCGAGGTGGCGAGCCGCACCGAAGAATCACGCCGTCAATTGCGTCGCGACGAGATGACCGTGCGGATCGCCTTGCGCCGCGAGCTCATGGCGGGTGACAAGGCCAGCGAGGCCAAGGTCGGTGAACTGCTCGACCAGATGCCCGGCCTGGAGCGTCGTCGACTCGATCTCATGGAGCGGGAACAGAAGGAGCTGGCCAAGTTCCTTTCGCCGATCCAGCGGGTGCGCTACTTCGGGCTGCAGGAAGAGCTGCGCCGCGGCATGCAGGAGATGCAGCGCCGGCGGATGGGTATGGACGATTCGAGCAAGACCAAGGTGCCGCGGGATTCCGAAGTGCCCCGCAAGCGCGAGCCAGGCGATCGCTGA
- a CDS encoding glycerophosphodiester phosphodiesterase yields the protein MSRRRNRVPGIPEIIAHRGASRECRENTLQAFARALALGADGIELDVHGTQDGVLVVHHDHVIRSADGAVSMPIAQLESSAIAGLRLTSGDPVPTLDEVLELVGDQATVYVEVKAPRVEPLVSSAIARHPHVDVAVHAFDHRIPVDVRALSPGLSIGLLSASYPLDVRAMLLPAAAEAYWQHQELIDEALVHDVQAAGARLIAWTENSAPHARQLAAWGVDALCTDIPGEIRSALEGQ from the coding sequence ATGTCTCGTCGTCGAAATCGCGTTCCCGGCATCCCAGAGATCATCGCGCATCGCGGCGCGTCGCGCGAGTGCCGGGAGAACACCTTGCAGGCGTTTGCGCGGGCCTTGGCCCTCGGCGCGGACGGCATCGAGCTGGATGTGCATGGCACACAAGACGGTGTGCTGGTCGTGCACCACGATCACGTCATCCGTTCGGCGGATGGTGCCGTCTCGATGCCCATCGCCCAGCTCGAATCGTCGGCGATTGCCGGTCTCCGGCTCACTAGCGGCGATCCGGTGCCCACCCTCGACGAGGTGCTGGAACTCGTGGGTGACCAGGCCACGGTATACGTGGAGGTGAAGGCGCCGCGTGTCGAACCGCTGGTGTCGTCCGCCATCGCGCGACACCCGCATGTGGACGTGGCTGTCCATGCGTTCGACCACCGGATTCCGGTGGACGTGCGCGCGCTCAGTCCGGGGTTGTCCATTGGACTGCTCAGCGCCTCGTATCCGCTCGATGTGCGGGCCATGCTGCTGCCGGCTGCGGCAGAGGCGTACTGGCAGCACCAGGAGCTGATCGATGAAGCACTGGTGCATGATGTCCAGGCGGCCGGCGCACGACTGATCGCGTGGACCGAAAACAGCGCGCCCCATGCGCGCCAGTTGGCGGCATGGGGCGTGGATGCCTTGTGCACGGATATCCCGGGGGAGATCCGGAGCGCTCTCGAAGGGCAATAA
- a CDS encoding TonB-dependent receptor plug domain-containing protein produces MSSELVATAAWRRWGCVVVGALTLVIGSAQMAMAQVRPDSARRDSVRLALPIPPRDSAAAEPDSVMQARILARSDSMRQLMLADTIKTPVARFEMPSASLDISETLRFDRNQILSSSALNLTDLLDRVPGVTTFRSGWLAGIHAATYNGDARRIRYFVDGIEIDGVDPRGGGATDLVAVPLWTLDELVIERGAGEIRVWMRTLAATRTTPYSRVDVFTGDLNTNAFRGFVARRWRNGLMFQAGGQQVATQSGRVSVIDGNTGGRLRSDGSVQLFLTRLGWARGKWSIDAYGQGGSRDRDRHIARDTTVFSNLPKYKGAHREGYVRVGYGDTLEGFWSQAMVQSLRVKIEPDSFVAVLDANGVALPRPDTIAARTQQVVAVGYRTNRWAVSLTDRIRPLNGVTLHAPVARGSAQWRAFSLGGWVERSGPDSTDRTEAVAQFRPNSWFVVNAAYASRTPGDSTGRIASTSMRAEAAIRYKDLWLRGGVLRDDAVRFANLELLTLPSLLIEAPAAQGILIGARGRLYKDLRFDVQSLRWNTGQFQRPPSSVRAELGVNSEWRRRFPKGEFGINARISYEMRDGVPFFYGVRGEEEALDIRVTEKAQVATAHLEIRIQKATLFYQYRNLSGGQYEQIPGITMPPAVQMYGMRWEFWN; encoded by the coding sequence ATGTCGTCCGAGCTCGTTGCCACTGCGGCATGGCGTCGGTGGGGCTGTGTTGTCGTCGGTGCGCTGACCCTGGTGATCGGGTCGGCGCAGATGGCGATGGCGCAGGTGCGCCCGGATTCGGCGCGACGCGATTCGGTCCGGCTTGCGCTACCGATCCCGCCGCGCGATTCGGCCGCCGCCGAGCCGGACTCGGTCATGCAGGCCCGTATTCTGGCGCGCAGCGACAGCATGCGGCAGTTGATGCTCGCGGACACGATCAAAACGCCGGTGGCGCGCTTCGAGATGCCGTCGGCGTCCCTCGATATCTCGGAAACGCTGCGTTTCGATCGGAATCAGATTCTGTCATCGAGCGCCCTGAACCTGACCGATCTGCTGGATCGTGTGCCGGGGGTGACGACGTTTCGCAGCGGGTGGCTCGCCGGCATTCATGCGGCCACCTACAACGGCGATGCGCGGCGTATTCGCTACTTCGTCGACGGCATCGAAATTGACGGCGTCGATCCACGAGGGGGCGGAGCCACCGACCTGGTGGCGGTTCCGCTCTGGACGCTCGATGAACTGGTGATCGAACGCGGCGCCGGAGAAATCCGGGTGTGGATGCGCACTCTCGCGGCCACACGGACCACGCCGTACTCGCGCGTGGATGTCTTCACGGGTGACCTCAACACCAACGCGTTCCGCGGGTTTGTCGCGCGCCGGTGGCGCAACGGATTGATGTTCCAGGCCGGTGGCCAGCAGGTCGCCACACAGTCCGGCCGGGTGTCCGTCATCGATGGCAACACGGGCGGCCGTTTGCGTAGTGACGGCAGCGTGCAGCTCTTCCTCACGCGTCTGGGCTGGGCGCGTGGCAAGTGGAGCATCGACGCCTATGGACAGGGCGGCTCGCGTGATCGTGACCGACATATCGCGCGTGACACGACGGTCTTTTCGAATCTGCCGAAGTACAAGGGCGCGCACCGCGAAGGGTATGTGCGTGTCGGATATGGGGACACGCTCGAGGGGTTCTGGTCGCAGGCGATGGTGCAGTCACTGCGCGTGAAGATCGAACCCGACTCGTTTGTCGCCGTGCTCGACGCCAACGGTGTGGCACTGCCACGTCCTGACACCATCGCCGCGCGCACGCAGCAGGTTGTCGCGGTGGGATACCGCACCAATCGCTGGGCCGTGTCGCTGACCGACCGCATCCGTCCGTTGAACGGCGTCACGCTGCATGCGCCGGTGGCGCGTGGTTCAGCGCAGTGGCGCGCGTTTTCACTGGGCGGTTGGGTGGAACGCTCCGGTCCGGACTCCACGGATCGGACAGAGGCGGTGGCCCAGTTCCGGCCCAACAGTTGGTTCGTGGTGAATGCCGCGTATGCCTCGCGCACCCCGGGTGATTCCACGGGCCGCATCGCGTCCACGTCGATGCGCGCCGAAGCCGCGATTCGCTACAAGGACCTCTGGCTCAGAGGCGGCGTGTTGCGGGACGATGCCGTGCGGTTTGCCAATCTCGAATTGCTCACGCTGCCCTCGCTGCTGATCGAGGCCCCGGCCGCACAGGGCATTCTGATCGGGGCGCGCGGCCGGTTGTACAAAGACCTGCGATTCGACGTGCAGTCGTTGCGCTGGAACACCGGGCAGTTTCAGCGACCGCCTTCGTCGGTGCGTGCGGAGTTGGGCGTGAACAGCGAATGGCGCCGCCGCTTCCCCAAGGGCGAGTTTGGCATCAACGCCCGCATCAGCTATGAAATGCGGGACGGCGTGCCGTTCTTCTACGGCGTGCGTGGTGAGGAGGAGGCTCTGGACATTCGGGTCACGGAGAAGGCGCAGGTGGCCACGGCCCATCTCGAAATCCGCATTCAGAAAGCCACGCTGTTCTACCAGTATCGCAACCTGTCCGGCGGCCAGTACGAGCAGATCCCCGGCATCACGATGCCGCCCGCGGTGCAGATGTACGGCATGCGGTGGGAGTTCTGGAACTGA
- a CDS encoding leucyl aminopeptidase, producing the protein MSLSFQLSHAAAASVDTPLLAVILPQDASMQTPALADALGGLDALVHGAIGRSLARRDFRGGRDETLLLVGGETGVQRLLLVGRGSAPLTRTTARRAAAIAARQATKLGTGAITLLLPDDTTTDGSVVEGLVIGAAAGSWSYPDLQTQPPEKDRRARVAEITVIAPAGDVSASGFAVGVAMAEGQAIAKRLGQMPGNVCTPDTFAEVGREIAERHGMQLTVWGREQLAAANMGSFLSVAQGTSQDPKLVALEHRGGPADQKPVVLIGKGLCFDTGGISIKPAPEMEWMKFDMSGAGGVMGAMETIGRLKLPVNVVGIIGSTTNMPSGEAVKPGDVVRASNGKTIEIINTDAEGRLVLADLLVFAKRFDPAIAIDAATLTGAIVIGLGHNAVGVFGNEQAAIDEVLNAGQAAGEPGWALPLWEDYKEQIKSDVADLKNTGGRAAGSITAALFLQEFVDGYPWVHLDVAGTAYSQSDLGWIPKGPTGTPVGTFVEIVRARTRR; encoded by the coding sequence ATGTCGCTTTCGTTCCAGCTTTCCCACGCGGCCGCTGCGTCCGTTGATACGCCGCTCCTGGCGGTGATCCTGCCGCAGGATGCCTCGATGCAGACTCCGGCACTTGCCGACGCGCTCGGCGGACTCGATGCGCTTGTACATGGCGCGATCGGACGCTCACTGGCGCGACGGGATTTCCGGGGCGGGCGCGACGAAACGCTGCTGCTGGTCGGAGGGGAGACGGGTGTGCAGCGCCTGCTGCTGGTGGGTCGTGGCAGTGCGCCACTGACGCGCACCACGGCCCGCCGGGCCGCGGCCATTGCGGCGCGACAGGCCACCAAGCTTGGCACGGGCGCCATCACGCTGCTGCTGCCCGACGACACCACCACCGATGGCAGTGTCGTCGAAGGTCTGGTGATCGGGGCCGCGGCGGGGAGCTGGAGCTACCCCGACCTGCAGACGCAGCCACCGGAAAAAGATCGCCGCGCCCGTGTCGCCGAGATCACGGTGATTGCGCCCGCAGGTGATGTGTCGGCAAGCGGCTTTGCCGTGGGCGTGGCCATGGCGGAAGGCCAAGCCATCGCCAAGCGTCTCGGCCAGATGCCCGGCAATGTGTGCACGCCCGATACGTTCGCTGAAGTGGGGCGTGAGATTGCGGAGCGTCACGGGATGCAGCTCACTGTGTGGGGCCGCGAGCAACTGGCTGCGGCGAACATGGGATCGTTCCTCTCGGTGGCGCAGGGCACCTCCCAGGACCCCAAGCTGGTCGCGCTCGAACACCGTGGTGGCCCGGCCGATCAGAAGCCCGTGGTGTTGATCGGCAAGGGACTGTGCTTCGATACCGGTGGCATCTCCATCAAGCCGGCACCGGAGATGGAGTGGATGAAGTTCGACATGTCGGGCGCCGGTGGTGTCATGGGCGCGATGGAAACCATCGGCCGCCTCAAGCTGCCCGTGAACGTGGTGGGCATCATCGGTTCCACCACCAACATGCCTTCGGGTGAAGCGGTGAAGCCGGGTGACGTGGTGCGTGCGTCCAATGGCAAGACCATCGAGATCATCAACACCGATGCAGAAGGTCGATTGGTGCTGGCCGATCTGCTGGTGTTTGCGAAGCGCTTCGATCCCGCCATCGCCATCGACGCGGCGACCCTCACCGGTGCGATCGTCATCGGACTGGGCCACAATGCCGTTGGTGTCTTCGGCAACGAACAGGCGGCCATCGACGAAGTGCTGAACGCCGGACAGGCGGCGGGCGAGCCGGGCTGGGCGCTGCCACTGTGGGAAGACTACAAAGAGCAGATCAAGTCCGACGTGGCCGATCTCAAGAACACGGGTGGTCGCGCGGCCGGTTCCATCACGGCGGCGCTCTTCCTGCAGGAATTTGTCGACGGCTATCCGTGGGTGCACCTCGATGTCGCCGGAACCGCCTACTCGCAGTCGGACCTTGGCTGGATTCCGAAGGGGCCGACGGGCACGCCGGTGGGCACCTTCGTCGAAATCGTCCGAGCCCGCACGCGTCGGTGA
- the gmk gene encoding guanylate kinase, giving the protein MSAFPVILSAPSGGGKTTIARRLLERRSDLGYSVSCTTRAPRDGEVDGRDYRFLTSDAFLTARDAGEFAEWAEVHGNFYGTLRSEVERVLASGQHVLMDIDVQGARQFHAAFPDTVLIFVLPPSGEVLKTRLSARKSESRERLLVRLRNARSELGEVGRYHYVVVNDNLDRAVDQVSAIIDAEGLRHDRVHAVEAQVEALIAQLEQEIHVFSRGD; this is encoded by the coding sequence GTGAGCGCCTTTCCGGTCATTCTGTCTGCCCCCTCTGGCGGGGGAAAGACCACAATTGCCCGCCGGTTGCTGGAGCGGCGGAGCGATTTGGGTTATTCTGTTAGTTGCACGACGAGGGCGCCCCGGGATGGAGAAGTCGACGGGCGCGATTACCGGTTTTTGACCTCCGATGCGTTCCTGACCGCACGTGATGCGGGCGAGTTCGCCGAGTGGGCCGAAGTACACGGCAATTTCTACGGGACGTTGCGATCGGAGGTGGAGCGTGTGCTCGCCAGCGGTCAGCACGTGCTGATGGACATCGACGTTCAGGGCGCGCGTCAGTTTCATGCCGCGTTCCCCGATACGGTGCTGATTTTCGTCCTGCCGCCATCAGGGGAGGTTCTCAAGACCCGCCTGTCGGCCCGGAAGAGCGAAAGTCGCGAACGGCTGCTCGTTCGTCTCCGGAATGCACGGTCCGAGTTGGGGGAAGTGGGGCGCTACCACTACGTGGTGGTGAACGACAACCTCGATCGCGCCGTGGATCAGGTGAGTGCCATCATCGATGCGGAAGGATTGCGCCATGATCGCGTGCACGCGGTCGAGGCGCAGGTCGAGGCGCTCATTGCGCAGCTCGAACAGGAAATTCACGTATTCAGCAGGGGCGACTGA
- a CDS encoding YicC/YloC family endoribonuclease: MIRSMTGFGQAEGAMGTLHVVVDVRTVNHRFFSPSIKLPTSFGRWETEVREAMRQKVSRGHVTLTVRSERHASTAIAIDEPRFAAVAAQLKALTEQYGLTGGVDLASVLRMPDVLSAPRDDEETGTAADLVAIVSLALDALSRSREEEGARLAEVLRQRLDQVEATLGRIAARAPERIIAHRDRLRASVKELTDGLAVDETRLAQEIAILADRMDVAEELDRFHAHLAAFRGALAESGEPVGKRLGFILQEMLREANTTGSKAADAAILHEVVGLKEELERIREQVENLE; the protein is encoded by the coding sequence ATGATTCGATCGATGACGGGCTTCGGACAGGCCGAAGGAGCGATGGGCACGTTGCACGTGGTCGTCGACGTGCGAACCGTGAACCACCGGTTTTTCTCGCCCAGTATCAAGCTGCCGACCAGTTTTGGGCGCTGGGAAACCGAGGTGCGTGAAGCCATGCGGCAGAAGGTGAGCCGCGGCCATGTCACGCTGACCGTGCGATCGGAGCGTCATGCCAGCACGGCGATTGCCATCGACGAGCCGCGGTTTGCGGCGGTCGCGGCCCAGCTCAAGGCCCTCACCGAGCAGTATGGCCTGACGGGTGGGGTGGATCTGGCCAGTGTGCTGCGCATGCCCGATGTCCTGTCGGCCCCACGGGATGACGAAGAAACGGGCACGGCGGCCGATCTGGTGGCGATCGTGAGCCTCGCGCTCGATGCGCTGTCCCGATCACGGGAAGAGGAGGGCGCCCGCCTCGCGGAGGTCCTGCGTCAGCGCCTCGATCAGGTGGAGGCCACCCTGGGCCGCATTGCCGCCCGGGCGCCCGAGCGCATCATCGCGCACCGGGACCGGCTGCGGGCCTCCGTCAAGGAATTGACCGATGGCCTGGCGGTGGACGAAACCCGTCTCGCACAGGAAATCGCCATCCTGGCGGATCGCATGGATGTGGCGGAGGAGCTCGATCGGTTCCACGCCCATCTGGCCGCCTTCCGGGGCGCATTGGCGGAATCCGGGGAGCCGGTGGGCAAGCGGTTGGGCTTCATCCTGCAGGAGATGCTCCGCGAGGCCAATACCACGGGCAGCAAGGCGGCGGACGCCGCGATCCTCCATGAGGTGGTTGGGCTCAAGGAGGAGCTCGAACGGATCAGAGAACAGGTCGAGAACCTCGAGTGA
- a CDS encoding RNA polymerase sigma factor produces MDSQLIEQWKSGDERAATTIVERHAEALSRFAVRLGVTEDIDELVQETFIRAFGALESFRSDSSLRTWLFTIERRLVIDRRRAQARRGHEVAVEDAHVATEYDALDSLVADEASQRVVDAMARLTRMQREVFLLRVQEGRNYREIAEILDTTEGSARVHYHNAIRAVKEFLDD; encoded by the coding sequence ATGGACAGTCAGCTCATCGAGCAGTGGAAGTCGGGAGATGAGCGGGCGGCCACGACCATCGTGGAGCGGCATGCGGAAGCGCTGAGTCGGTTCGCGGTACGCCTCGGCGTGACCGAGGATATCGACGAGCTGGTGCAGGAGACGTTCATTCGCGCGTTTGGTGCCTTGGAGTCGTTCCGGTCGGACAGTTCGCTTCGGACGTGGTTGTTCACGATCGAACGGCGGTTGGTGATCGACCGGCGGCGCGCGCAGGCACGACGGGGGCACGAGGTGGCCGTGGAAGATGCACACGTGGCAACCGAATACGACGCGCTCGACTCGCTGGTGGCCGATGAGGCTTCACAGCGGGTGGTGGACGCGATGGCACGGCTGACACGCATGCAGCGGGAAGTGTTTCTGCTGCGAGTACAGGAAGGCAGGAATTACCGGGAGATCGCAGAGATTCTCGACACGACGGAAGGGTCGGCCCGGGTGCACTATCACAACGCGATACGCGCGGTGAAGGAGTTTCTCGATGACTGA
- the rpmA gene encoding 50S ribosomal protein L27, whose amino-acid sequence MAHKKGVGSSRNGRDSNPKYRGIKKYGGEFVTAGNIILRQCGTKWHPGSNVGMGTDYTIYSLVDGVVQFAHKSKKAYKVNVVPVEYVEVEIEEVVEA is encoded by the coding sequence ATGGCACATAAGAAGGGCGTCGGCTCCTCACGCAACGGCCGCGATTCCAATCCGAAGTACCGGGGAATCAAGAAGTATGGCGGTGAGTTCGTGACGGCTGGCAACATCATCCTGCGTCAGTGCGGCACCAAGTGGCACCCGGGCTCCAACGTGGGCATGGGCACCGACTACACGATCTACTCGCTCGTCGACGGCGTCGTGCAGTTCGCGCACAAGAGCAAGAAGGCTTACAAGGTCAACGTCGTCCCCGTCGAGTACGTGGAAGTCGAGATCGAGGAAGTGGTCGAGGCGTAA
- a CDS encoding Rne/Rng family ribonuclease, with translation MGNPVGSPVFIVTLAPRVAAAEVYDRQLMKREILVNATPRETRVAIIEDGQLVELLVDRPDARRMVGDVYLGKVEAVLPGIQAAFVNIGTEKSAFLHAADVVVEDAQVSDDDDDDEDESGEESGGGGGRRGRREVRPIQDLLKRGQEILVQITKEPISTKGPRVTAQVSLAGRFLVYMPFASKVGVSRKIDERSERQRLRAMVGEMLPDDAGGVIVRTVSEDATKETFERELQTLINNWKRIKRKTQFTRAPSLVHRETNVTRGLVRDLFSAKVERVQVDSKQVYNEITEYLQGIAPELVERVKLYEENVPLFDKEGIETEIRDLFKRRCDLPSGGYLIFEPTEALVSIDVNSGRYTGKRDPEKTILKTNTEAAREIARQLRLRDVGGIIVCDFIDMETQSNRDKVLHELRTHLGRDRARTKAFAVSDLGLVEMTRQRVRQSHWHSMTEGCPTCSGTGRVFTPETIVRRTERAVRRMAAEGRKEPVVLRLHPEVALHVLEQEHDFMKRLEKMAGFTLELRDDPLLKPDEIKLVMRGAQRDVTQQYALA, from the coding sequence GTGGGCAACCCTGTTGGATCACCTGTTTTCATCGTCACCCTGGCGCCCAGAGTCGCTGCCGCTGAGGTGTACGACAGGCAATTAATGAAGCGAGAGATCCTGGTGAATGCGACGCCGCGTGAGACGCGCGTCGCCATCATCGAGGACGGCCAACTGGTGGAACTGCTGGTCGACCGCCCCGACGCCCGCCGTATGGTGGGAGATGTCTACCTGGGGAAGGTCGAAGCGGTGCTGCCCGGTATTCAGGCCGCCTTCGTCAACATCGGTACGGAAAAGTCCGCGTTTCTGCACGCGGCCGACGTAGTGGTCGAGGACGCCCAGGTGTCCGACGACGATGACGACGACGAGGATGAGTCCGGTGAAGAGTCGGGCGGTGGTGGTGGCCGACGTGGCCGCCGCGAAGTCCGCCCCATTCAGGACCTCCTCAAGCGCGGCCAGGAGATCCTGGTCCAGATCACCAAGGAACCCATCTCCACCAAGGGACCGCGCGTCACCGCGCAGGTGTCGTTGGCTGGCCGGTTCCTGGTCTACATGCCGTTTGCGTCCAAGGTGGGCGTGAGCCGCAAGATCGACGAGCGCTCCGAACGCCAGCGCCTGCGCGCCATGGTGGGAGAGATGCTCCCCGACGACGCCGGCGGCGTCATCGTCCGGACCGTCTCGGAAGACGCCACCAAGGAAACCTTCGAGCGCGAACTCCAGACGCTGATCAACAACTGGAAGCGCATCAAGCGGAAGACGCAGTTCACGCGAGCCCCTTCGCTGGTGCACCGCGAAACCAACGTCACCCGCGGTCTGGTACGCGATCTGTTCAGCGCCAAGGTGGAGCGGGTCCAGGTCGACTCCAAGCAGGTCTACAACGAGATCACCGAATACCTGCAGGGCATCGCACCCGAGCTGGTGGAGCGCGTGAAGCTCTACGAAGAGAACGTGCCGCTGTTCGACAAGGAGGGGATCGAAACGGAAATCCGCGATCTCTTCAAGCGGCGCTGCGACCTGCCCAGTGGCGGGTACCTCATCTTTGAGCCCACCGAGGCGCTGGTCTCGATCGACGTGAACTCGGGGCGGTACACCGGCAAGCGGGACCCCGAAAAGACCATTCTCAAGACCAATACCGAAGCGGCGCGCGAGATCGCCCGCCAGCTCCGGTTGCGCGACGTGGGCGGCATCATCGTCTGCGACTTCATCGACATGGAGACGCAGTCGAACCGCGACAAGGTGCTGCACGAACTGCGCACCCATCTGGGCCGCGACCGGGCGCGCACCAAGGCGTTTGCCGTGTCGGACCTGGGCCTGGTGGAGATGACTCGCCAGCGGGTACGCCAGAGCCACTGGCACAGCATGACCGAAGGCTGCCCGACCTGCAGCGGCACGGGGCGGGTGTTCACTCCGGAAACCATCGTGCGCCGCACCGAGCGCGCCGTACGCCGGATGGCGGCCGAGGGACGGAAGGAGCCGGTGGTACTGCGCCTGCACCCCGAAGTGGCCCTGCATGTGCTCGAGCAGGAGCACGATTTCATGAAGCGCCTGGAAAAGATGGCGGGCTTCACGCTCGAGCTGCGGGACGACCCGCTGCTCAAGCCGGACGAGATCAAGCTGGTCATGCGCGGCGCCCAGCGGGACGTGACCCAGCAATACGCGCTGGCGTAG
- the rplU gene encoding 50S ribosomal protein L21, with translation MSYAIIRTGGKQFRAEPGKSLRIPSLLGEAGTAVEFNDVLLGSDGKQVRLGVPTLSGAKVTAEIVKHGLDDKIIVFKFKRRKNYARKQGHRQKFTEVRIKDITLG, from the coding sequence ATGAGCTACGCGATCATCCGCACCGGTGGCAAGCAGTTCCGCGCTGAGCCGGGCAAGAGCCTTCGGATCCCCTCGTTGTTGGGCGAAGCCGGCACGGCCGTCGAATTCAACGACGTCCTCCTCGGCTCCGACGGCAAGCAGGTCCGCCTGGGCGTGCCCACGCTTTCCGGCGCAAAAGTCACCGCCGAGATCGTGAAGCATGGCCTCGATGACAAAATCATCGTCTTCAAGTTCAAGCGCCGGAAGAACTACGCCCGCAAGCAGGGTCACCGGCAGAAGTTCACGGAAGTCCGTATCAAGGACATCACCCTCGGCTGA